The Borreliella mayonii genome has a segment encoding these proteins:
- the rsmI gene encoding 16S rRNA (cytidine(1402)-2'-O)-methyltransferase: MLYIVGTPIGNLEDITYRAIDVLKSVNVIFAEDTRVTSKLLLRYKINKKMISCNAITENKKINLLLDYLAKGDSVAFVSDAGTPGLSDPGSLLVAAAFREGYKVYPIPGVSSFNTIVSVNPFRDKSVLFEGFLPNKGLKRFKRIAELYKRGDAFVLLESGHRILKLLVEISSVSLDAKILIGREMTKIYEEYQIGKPLELKKYFESSKERVKGEFTILVSRSHS, from the coding sequence ATGTTATATATTGTTGGTACGCCAATAGGCAATTTAGAAGATATTACTTATAGAGCAATTGATGTTTTAAAATCGGTAAATGTCATATTTGCAGAAGATACGAGGGTTACTAGTAAACTTTTATTGCGATATAAAATTAATAAAAAAATGATTTCTTGTAATGCCATAACAGAAAATAAGAAGATAAATTTACTATTGGATTATTTGGCAAAAGGAGATTCTGTTGCTTTTGTTAGTGACGCTGGTACTCCAGGGCTTAGTGATCCTGGCAGTTTGTTAGTTGCTGCTGCTTTTAGAGAGGGGTACAAAGTTTATCCAATTCCTGGAGTAAGCTCTTTTAATACAATTGTAAGTGTTAATCCTTTTAGAGATAAATCAGTGCTTTTTGAGGGGTTTTTGCCTAACAAAGGTCTTAAAAGATTTAAAAGAATTGCTGAGTTATATAAAAGGGGTGATGCATTTGTTCTGCTTGAATCTGGTCATAGAATTTTGAAATTGCTTGTTGAAATTTCTTCTGTTAGTTTAGATGCGAAGATTCTTATTGGTCGCGAGATGACAAAAATTTATGAAGAATATCAAATTGGTAAGCCTTTAGAATTAAAAAAATATTTTGAATCGAGCAAGGAGAGGGTTAAAGGAGAATTTACTATTTTAGTCAGCAGGAGTCATTCATAA
- a CDS encoding ATP-binding protein produces the protein MKKANFLILLLVCFVNVNLFPKNIFKFKLIDQYFPFYYKNNKGEYEGLIFSILDKWAEDNNVDISVEHIDNLNESEIEDEAIYLGLTYNTKLNDFFYFKSELARSISILFSKSSNKEYKNTHSTFLSNFNIGVIKNTIYEDILRLKSASTIFLADNVQELILALKNDKVDYIYGDCKTLHYIAKRFLREDLVIFTGDVFYSIKNRVAISRNAPEIIKNLNLDLFSYLMKMPEELVVSFLDTTSKGNFVDVGLYNDYPPLSFINSQRKLSGILVDLWNLLSRQHIFKPIFKGFPKEDIKKSLDGKSVGIFGGIISNDSVFENVNYVVSKPIYPLNFKFYSKDLNNDTGPINSQFIDFNFNNIQLNKNKDIVNNFIDIVNNSYGFIENSITTKYLLKLNGYNGRLKSYDSIFNKNRFLVLAIDNRIYKVIKYILNAIFDDISFESLLQIDKNWLDKEEINSSRINSYKIMNKVKFNIEEKIWLSKNNKLNLAVKNWYPIDYVEANSYKGINQFLLDKIRMFSGLGFNIIEAHNSLDLKKLIKSGKIDMLNTNAVDSNLENVFNIKLNSRIPLYIFSNKKRVLPSRSLERFAVLDFLYSKNLAYNIKSKLILVSNFKEALLLLYKGKVDGIISDEYTAAAVFEEFNIVDVEKLPTFRDLAFDLSLAIYNQDYILKEIIQKVVMRSNVDSQMYLNDWKFDIYYKSKGSRFKNFKFLVVTFVIFYFTFLGFVIIFMFRLSFEQKRRYSFVMNEKKIAEAANAAKTIFIANVSHDIRTPINGIMAATELLDTTILTDVQKDYVRMINYSSDSLLSLIDDILYLSKIDVNELHVESQEIDLESEMEMVLKTFQSQCAKKNIDLFSYSKSVFKNYVRGDIVKIKQVLINLIGNAFKFTDDGVIVLNYEEVCRTRVDDNRALVTVEFKVIDTGKGIEKENFSKIFEIFKQEDDSSSRVHEGAGLGLSISRELIRLMGGLGIAVDSKVGEGTTFSFMLPFLLGGELKSKNLSINRFQSINGDNKVLNVLLSQKSIKVFEHCSILLECSSNVHYVASFEDAYKVFKECPFYNFVYVNVNNDNIQESIRFANNIERLSSDVRIVFLFYYLDNKALKNLKYMYVKKPLMGLSICSVLSKKKFKSEIDFEDLAPIDSAFKIKEPINILIAEDNQVNQKVLRDILVVIGINENFIDIVDDGVKALKSLKEKKYAISFIDIRMPRYDGFSVAKEIRKFEKAKNLNPCVLVAVTAHALQEYKDKCLASGMNDYISKPIHISLIKTILKKYLQFEVDDILENEDLNQLVKFPNLDVNKALKELNLSYASYSELCRGLVDFISINIIDLEKAFDEENLSLIRDISHSISGALSNMRSELYKDFQKIETSKDSIYELKKMYSFVKDDLFRLISDIKENVLFESEIVSENKLYFKNKDQFLSLLNKLLIGIKTRKPREYKEILESIDKYALDDNIQVLFSDLRRNLRLYRFDESSKILEEIIKMLNNKRY, from the coding sequence ATGAAAAAAGCAAATTTTTTAATTTTACTTTTGGTTTGCTTTGTCAACGTCAATTTATTTCCTAAGAATATTTTTAAGTTTAAGCTTATAGATCAATATTTTCCTTTTTACTATAAGAATAATAAGGGAGAATATGAGGGACTTATTTTTTCTATTTTAGATAAATGGGCAGAAGATAATAATGTTGATATTAGCGTTGAGCATATTGACAATTTAAATGAAAGTGAAATTGAAGATGAAGCAATATATTTGGGATTGACCTATAATACAAAATTAAATGATTTTTTTTATTTTAAAAGCGAACTTGCTAGGAGTATTTCAATTTTATTTTCTAAAAGCTCTAATAAAGAATATAAAAATACCCATTCAACATTTTTATCCAATTTTAATATAGGGGTTATTAAAAATACAATATATGAAGATATCTTAAGGCTAAAAAGTGCTAGCACTATTTTTTTGGCTGATAATGTACAAGAGTTAATATTGGCTTTAAAAAATGATAAAGTCGATTATATATATGGTGATTGTAAGACTTTACATTATATTGCAAAGCGTTTTTTACGTGAAGATCTTGTGATTTTTACCGGAGATGTTTTTTATAGTATTAAAAATAGAGTAGCTATTAGTAGAAATGCTCCTGAGATAATAAAGAATTTGAATTTAGATTTGTTTTCATATTTGATGAAAATGCCCGAAGAACTTGTTGTTTCTTTTTTAGATACTACTTCTAAGGGAAATTTTGTTGATGTTGGTTTATATAACGATTATCCTCCTTTAAGTTTTATTAATTCACAGAGAAAATTGTCTGGCATTTTAGTGGATTTATGGAATCTTCTTTCAAGGCAACATATCTTTAAGCCTATTTTTAAGGGGTTTCCCAAAGAGGATATTAAGAAATCATTAGATGGAAAGTCAGTAGGCATTTTTGGAGGAATTATTAGTAATGATAGTGTATTTGAAAATGTTAATTATGTGGTAAGTAAGCCAATATATCCTCTTAATTTTAAATTTTATTCTAAAGACCTAAACAATGATACTGGTCCAATAAATTCTCAGTTTATTGATTTTAATTTTAATAACATTCAATTAAATAAGAATAAAGATATTGTTAATAACTTTATAGATATTGTTAATAATTCATATGGGTTTATAGAAAATTCAATAACAACAAAATATTTATTAAAATTAAATGGATATAACGGTAGATTAAAATCTTACGATTCTATTTTTAATAAAAATAGATTTTTAGTATTAGCTATTGATAACAGGATTTATAAGGTTATTAAATATATTCTCAATGCTATATTTGATGATATTTCATTTGAATCTTTACTTCAAATAGATAAAAATTGGTTGGATAAAGAAGAGATTAATAGTTCTAGAATAAATAGTTATAAAATTATGAATAAGGTTAAATTTAATATAGAAGAAAAAATTTGGTTATCAAAAAATAATAAATTAAATCTTGCTGTTAAAAATTGGTATCCAATAGATTATGTTGAAGCAAATAGTTATAAAGGAATAAATCAATTTCTGCTTGATAAGATTAGAATGTTTTCAGGTTTAGGATTTAACATAATTGAAGCACACAATAGTTTAGATCTTAAAAAATTAATCAAATCTGGAAAAATCGATATGCTAAATACTAATGCAGTAGATTCAAATTTAGAGAATGTTTTCAATATAAAATTAAATTCTCGAATTCCGCTTTATATTTTTTCAAATAAAAAAAGGGTGCTTCCATCTAGATCTTTGGAGAGATTTGCTGTACTTGATTTTTTATATAGTAAAAATTTGGCTTATAATATTAAATCGAAGCTTATTCTGGTAAGCAACTTTAAAGAGGCTCTTCTTCTTCTTTATAAGGGAAAGGTAGATGGGATTATTAGCGATGAGTATACAGCTGCTGCTGTTTTCGAAGAATTCAATATTGTTGATGTTGAAAAACTTCCTACTTTTAGAGATTTAGCTTTTGATTTGAGCCTTGCTATTTATAATCAGGATTATATCTTGAAAGAAATTATTCAAAAAGTTGTTATGCGTTCTAATGTTGACAGTCAGATGTATTTAAATGATTGGAAATTTGATATTTATTATAAATCTAAAGGTAGCAGGTTTAAAAATTTTAAATTTCTAGTGGTAACATTCGTTATATTTTATTTTACTTTTTTAGGATTTGTAATAATTTTTATGTTCAGATTATCATTTGAGCAGAAAAGAAGATATTCTTTTGTAATGAATGAAAAAAAGATTGCAGAAGCTGCTAATGCTGCTAAAACCATTTTTATAGCGAACGTCAGTCATGATATTCGCACCCCTATTAACGGAATAATGGCAGCTACTGAGCTTTTGGATACAACTATTCTTACGGATGTTCAAAAAGATTATGTTAGGATGATAAATTATTCATCTGATTCTTTGCTTTCTTTAATTGATGATATATTGTATTTATCTAAAATAGATGTCAATGAATTACATGTTGAGAGTCAAGAGATTGATTTAGAGAGTGAAATGGAAATGGTTTTAAAAACTTTTCAATCTCAATGTGCAAAGAAAAATATTGATTTATTCTCTTATTCTAAATCTGTTTTTAAGAATTATGTGAGAGGTGATATTGTAAAAATTAAACAAGTTTTAATTAATTTAATAGGAAATGCTTTTAAGTTTACAGATGATGGTGTTATTGTTTTAAACTATGAAGAAGTATGTAGAACAAGGGTCGATGATAATAGGGCTTTAGTTACAGTTGAATTTAAAGTAATAGATACGGGTAAAGGGATTGAAAAAGAGAATTTTTCTAAGATATTTGAAATATTCAAACAAGAAGATGATTCTTCTTCCAGGGTTCATGAGGGTGCAGGATTGGGGTTATCAATATCTAGAGAGCTTATAAGACTAATGGGTGGTCTTGGCATTGCTGTTGATAGTAAGGTGGGAGAGGGCACAACTTTTTCATTTATGTTGCCCTTTTTATTGGGCGGTGAGCTTAAAAGTAAAAATTTGTCAATCAATAGATTTCAATCAATAAATGGTGATAATAAAGTATTAAATGTTCTTTTAAGTCAAAAATCTATTAAAGTTTTTGAACACTGTTCGATTTTATTAGAATGCTCTTCTAATGTGCACTATGTAGCGTCTTTTGAAGATGCTTATAAAGTCTTCAAGGAATGCCCTTTTTATAATTTTGTTTATGTAAATGTAAATAACGATAATATTCAAGAGAGTATTCGATTTGCCAATAATATTGAAAGACTAAGTTCTGATGTACGAATTGTTTTTTTATTTTATTATTTAGATAATAAAGCCCTAAAAAATTTAAAATATATGTATGTTAAAAAGCCTTTAATGGGGCTTAGTATATGTTCTGTTCTTTCTAAAAAAAAGTTTAAATCAGAAATTGATTTTGAGGATTTGGCTCCAATAGATAGTGCTTTTAAGATAAAAGAACCCATTAATATTTTAATAGCTGAAGATAATCAGGTAAATCAAAAAGTGTTGAGAGATATTCTTGTTGTAATAGGCATTAATGAAAATTTTATTGATATTGTAGATGATGGAGTAAAGGCTTTAAAATCTTTAAAAGAGAAAAAATATGCCATCTCTTTTATTGATATACGAATGCCAAGATATGATGGATTTTCAGTGGCTAAGGAAATTAGAAAATTTGAAAAGGCAAAGAATTTAAATCCATGTGTTTTAGTTGCTGTAACAGCGCATGCTTTGCAAGAGTATAAAGACAAGTGCCTTGCAAGCGGTATGAATGATTATATCTCAAAACCAATACATATAAGTTTAATTAAAACCATATTAAAAAAATATTTACAGTTTGAAGTTGATGATATTTTGGAGAATGAAGATTTGAATCAACTTGTTAAGTTTCCTAATTTAGATGTTAATAAGGCTTTAAAAGAATTAAATCTTTCATATGCATCATATTCTGAATTATGTAGAGGACTTGTTGATTTTATCTCTATTAATATTATTGATTTAGAAAAAGCTTTTGATGAAGAAAATTTGTCTTTAATTAGGGACATATCTCATTCAATATCCGGAGCTCTTTCTAATATGCGTAGCGAATTGTATAAAGATTTTCAAAAAATTGAAACAAGTAAAGATTCAATTTATGAGTTGAAAAAAATGTATTCTTTTGTAAAAGATGATTTATTTCGACTAATAAGCGACATAAAGGAGAATGTTTTGTTTGAGTCTGAGATTGTTAGTGAGAACAAGCTATACTTTAAAAACAAAGATCAATTTTTAAGCCTTCTTAATAAACTTTTAATTGGTATTAAGACCAGAAAGCCAAGAGAATACAAAGAAATTCTTGAGAGCATTGACAAGTATGCTTTAGACGATAATATTCAGGTATTATTTAGTGATCTTCGCAGGAATTTAAGATTATATAGATTTGATGAGAGTTCTAAAATTCTTGAAGAGATTATTAAAATGCTTAATAATAAGAGATACTAG
- a CDS encoding DUF1893 domain-containing protein has product MISGLNPTLRLFKDHKILYSNMERGLKPLLEVDNFINKYIQNKEGLEIYDKVVGKAAAVIIYNIGLQNVQAGVVSQPAKDFLESRGIKVAYKKLVEKINDRAESLIESLENPEEVYKYMIKRGIIVNNL; this is encoded by the coding sequence ATGATATCAGGCTTGAATCCAACATTAAGGTTGTTCAAAGATCATAAAATACTTTATTCTAATATGGAAAGGGGATTAAAGCCCCTTTTAGAAGTAGATAATTTTATCAATAAATATATCCAGAATAAAGAGGGACTTGAAATTTATGATAAAGTTGTGGGCAAGGCGGCAGCCGTTATTATTTATAATATAGGGCTTCAAAATGTTCAAGCTGGGGTTGTTTCTCAACCTGCAAAGGATTTTTTAGAAAGCAGAGGAATAAAAGTGGCTTATAAAAAATTGGTGGAAAAAATAAATGATAGAGCAGAAAGCTTGATTGAAAGCTTGGAAAATCCTGAAGAGGTTTATAAATATATGATTAAAAGAGGAATTATAGTCAATAATTTATAA
- a CDS encoding adenylate kinase, with product MGLVFLGPPGSGKGTISKIISNEFKYQHISTGDLFRENILNSTALGKEIKKIVEKGELVPDLITIKIVEDKIKTIKKNKDFILDGFPRNICQAEALDKFLPNVKIINFLIDEELVIKRLSGRRICKSCNNIFNIYTLTTKNIGICDACGGDLYQREDDKEECLKTRLKEYKLQTKPLIEFYSKCSRLNNIDASVKIDEMRKKIIKIMLKKN from the coding sequence ATGGGACTTGTATTTTTAGGTCCTCCAGGTTCTGGAAAGGGGACTATTTCAAAAATTATTTCTAATGAATTTAAATACCAGCACATTTCAACAGGAGATTTGTTTAGAGAAAATATTTTAAACTCTACAGCTCTTGGAAAAGAAATTAAAAAAATTGTTGAAAAAGGAGAGCTGGTTCCTGACCTAATTACAATCAAAATAGTAGAAGACAAAATTAAAACTATTAAAAAGAACAAAGATTTTATTTTAGATGGATTTCCGCGCAATATTTGTCAAGCCGAAGCTCTTGATAAATTTTTGCCAAATGTAAAAATAATAAACTTTTTAATTGATGAAGAGTTGGTAATAAAAAGACTCTCGGGAAGAAGAATTTGCAAATCTTGCAATAATATTTTCAATATATATACCTTAACCACAAAAAACATTGGTATTTGCGACGCTTGCGGAGGAGATCTTTACCAACGAGAAGATGATAAAGAAGAATGCTTAAAAACAAGACTTAAAGAATATAAATTACAAACAAAACCATTAATAGAATTTTACTCAAAATGCTCTAGACTTAACAATATTGATGCATCTGTTAAGATTGACGAAATGAGAAAAAAAATAATTAAAATAATGCTAAAAAAAAATTAA
- a CDS encoding 2'-deoxyribosyltransferase — protein sequence MKIYLASPFFKEEEIKLRDEVLKFLEEFNLDVFSPEHHAVKKMGLLEKVDYKFANRDIREKIREIDLKELVSSDIVLALVNYVDSGTAYERGFAFAKKIPSIDFFKDKQDSDFYNLMYSDCTAAFSNYKDLREGILTFKELWIKFKGDNENFRTFFDYLKAKLGNKLKKIFTTLPVNEKCGC from the coding sequence ATGAAAATTTATTTAGCTTCTCCATTTTTTAAGGAAGAGGAAATTAAGCTAAGGGATGAGGTTTTGAAATTTCTTGAAGAGTTTAATTTAGATGTATTTTCTCCAGAGCATCATGCTGTCAAAAAGATGGGATTGCTTGAAAAGGTTGATTATAAGTTTGCAAATAGAGATATAAGAGAGAAGATAAGAGAGATAGATTTAAAAGAGCTAGTTAGTAGCGATATTGTTTTAGCTTTGGTTAATTATGTTGATTCGGGTACGGCCTATGAGAGAGGATTTGCCTTTGCTAAAAAAATACCAAGTATAGATTTTTTTAAAGATAAGCAAGATTCTGATTTTTATAATTTAATGTATAGTGATTGTACTGCGGCTTTTTCTAATTACAAGGATCTTAGGGAAGGAATTTTGACTTTTAAAGAACTGTGGATTAAGTTTAAAGGAGATAATGAGAATTTCAGAACTTTTTTTGATTATTTAAAAGCTAAATTAGGAAATAAATTGAAAAAAATTTTTACAACCTTACCTGTTAATGAAAAATGTGGTTGTTAA
- a CDS encoding Cof-type HAD-IIB family hydrolase, which translates to MNSNYKRYKMLVFDLDGTLLNDNHEITFLTLKVLLTLGKDFKIIVATGRRLSEIKNIRSQLKEIGINENYLVTANGAEVFLQENLIFRYAMSYGLVKEILNIHTDNIDVNLYTFDTWYSNTDVKSPIMKHFIRDLGLNVIIRDLTKLNVDSVSKIVYYCEDLAILNKLDNEIRSKSFQDIRVFFSSKDLLEVTNINANKYNAIKNIAFLESIPLCDVLAFGDNNNDYEMLKNLGKGVLMKNANEFLKINLTNNEITKFSNNEDGVARFLIDFFELDIKYE; encoded by the coding sequence ATGAATTCTAATTATAAAAGATATAAAATGCTGGTTTTTGATCTTGATGGCACTTTATTAAATGATAATCATGAGATTACTTTTTTAACTCTTAAGGTTCTTTTGACTTTGGGGAAAGATTTTAAAATAATTGTTGCAACCGGTAGAAGATTGAGTGAAATTAAAAATATTAGGAGTCAATTAAAAGAAATTGGTATTAATGAAAATTATCTTGTAACGGCGAATGGGGCTGAAGTGTTTTTGCAAGAAAATTTAATTTTTAGATACGCAATGAGTTATGGCTTAGTAAAAGAAATTCTCAATATACATACAGATAATATTGATGTTAATCTTTACACTTTTGATACTTGGTATTCTAATACAGATGTTAAAAGTCCTATTATGAAACATTTTATTAGAGATTTGGGGTTAAATGTTATCATTAGAGATTTGACTAAACTAAATGTTGATTCTGTTTCTAAGATTGTTTATTATTGTGAGGATTTGGCAATTCTTAATAAACTTGACAATGAAATTAGGAGTAAGAGTTTTCAAGACATAAGGGTGTTTTTTTCTTCTAAGGATTTATTAGAGGTTACCAATATTAATGCTAATAAATATAATGCTATTAAAAATATTGCTTTTCTTGAAAGCATTCCATTGTGTGATGTTTTGGCTTTTGGAGATAATAATAATGATTATGAGATGCTCAAAAATCTTGGTAAAGGGGTTTTAATGAAAAATGCTAATGAGTTTCTTAAAATTAATTTAACAAATAATGAAATAACAAAATTTAGCAATAATGAGGATGGTGTTGCTAGGTTTTTAATTGATTTTTTTGAGCTTGATATTAAATATGAATAA
- a CDS encoding YigZ family protein codes for MIFVPKTNSNSKIEIKKSIFVSYIFNIEKKDDINKTIKKYKIKFKNATHVVYGFRIGNKNSFLNGMSDDREPNLTAGKPTLDAIIHNNLTDTLIITLRYFGGTLLGRGGLIKAYYKSAKEAIKNTPIIEKEELEILSLNLNYNQYNSLLKMKNKLEIEILDSNFSNKIKTSITFKTKNKQKISEFFIENGLI; via the coding sequence ATGATATTCGTGCCAAAAACTAATAGTAATTCTAAAATCGAAATAAAAAAATCTATATTTGTTTCATATATTTTTAATATTGAAAAAAAAGACGACATAAATAAAACTATTAAAAAATATAAAATAAAATTTAAAAATGCTACGCATGTGGTTTATGGATTTAGAATTGGAAACAAGAACTCATTCCTAAATGGAATGAGTGATGACAGAGAGCCTAATTTAACAGCTGGAAAACCCACATTGGATGCCATAATACATAATAATTTAACTGATACCTTAATAATCACATTACGATATTTTGGGGGCACTTTGCTTGGCAGAGGAGGATTAATCAAAGCATATTACAAGTCTGCCAAAGAAGCTATCAAGAATACACCTATAATAGAAAAAGAGGAATTAGAAATTTTAAGCTTAAATTTAAATTACAACCAATACAATTCACTATTGAAAATGAAAAATAAACTTGAAATAGAAATCTTAGATTCAAACTTTTCAAACAAAATAAAAACTTCAATTACATTCAAAACAAAAAATAAACAAAAAATATCAGAATTTTTTATAGAAAATGGCTTAATTTAA
- a CDS encoding DNA-3-methyladenine glycosylase: MDRYFFIQDAATVAKLLLGNLLIRKINKEEIVTRIVETEAYMGITDSACHSYGGKRTNRTNAMYSIGGYSYVYMIYGMHYMFNIVTADKNNPQAVLIRSVEPISPLLGGKSILTNGPGKLTKFLNIDLTFNKVDLIGNNELFLQRGLNLDFNIVCSKRINIDYAKESDINKLWRFYIKDNKFVSRR; encoded by the coding sequence ATGGATCGATATTTTTTTATACAAGATGCTGCTACTGTTGCAAAGTTATTGCTTGGCAATTTGTTGATCAGAAAGATCAACAAAGAGGAAATAGTTACCAGAATCGTTGAAACGGAAGCTTATATGGGAATAACAGATAGTGCTTGTCATTCTTATGGTGGCAAAAGAACAAATCGCACAAATGCTATGTATAGCATAGGAGGATATTCTTATGTGTATATGATATATGGCATGCATTATATGTTTAATATTGTGACTGCTGATAAAAATAATCCTCAAGCTGTTTTAATTAGAAGCGTAGAGCCCATTTCTCCATTATTGGGGGGAAAAAGCATTCTTACTAATGGCCCTGGAAAACTTACAAAATTTTTAAACATTGATTTAACTTTTAATAAAGTTGATCTTATTGGGAATAATGAGCTTTTTTTACAAAGAGGTTTGAATTTAGATTTTAATATAGTTTGTTCAAAAAGAATCAATATTGATTATGCAAAAGAGAGTGATATAAACAAGCTTTGGAGATTTTATATCAAAGATAACAAATTTGTTTCAAGGCGTTGA
- the rrp1 gene encoding cyclic-di-GMP-producing response regulator Rrp1, with amino-acid sequence MEMIIKDKAFEAENQKLLIVDDSSTNLDLLVNILQDAYEIEVATNGLDALKQVEKDSPDLVLLDIGLPDINGYEVCRKLKSDPDTKEIPVIFISSRSSTDDQLEGFNVGGVDYILKPFNSRIIDARVKTHLELKRLRDYFKSLSRIDGLTQIPNRRFFMDKFSKSWMKALENKEIIIVGMLDIDNFKNYNDNYGHTNGDECLKLIAKTLYKVSLKYKIDVARYGGEEFIFFSVNKSLNEMIIIIKTMINDIKCLKIVHEHSSVSSIVTVSIGLAQEIPIDNNFTNIIKLADRKLYEAKVFGRNQFRY; translated from the coding sequence GTGGAAATGATAATTAAAGATAAGGCTTTTGAAGCAGAAAATCAGAAGCTTTTAATTGTGGATGATTCTTCCACCAATTTAGATTTATTGGTAAATATCTTGCAAGATGCTTATGAGATTGAGGTTGCAACAAATGGGCTTGATGCTTTAAAGCAAGTTGAAAAAGATAGTCCGGATCTTGTACTTCTTGACATAGGTCTTCCAGATATTAATGGCTATGAGGTATGTAGAAAGCTAAAAAGTGATCCTGATACTAAAGAGATTCCCGTAATTTTCATTAGTTCAAGAAGTTCCACAGATGATCAGCTTGAGGGATTTAACGTTGGTGGAGTAGATTATATTTTAAAGCCTTTTAATAGTCGAATAATTGATGCTAGGGTTAAGACGCATCTTGAATTAAAGAGGTTAAGAGATTATTTTAAAAGCTTATCTAGAATTGATGGACTTACTCAAATTCCAAACAGAAGATTTTTTATGGATAAATTTTCTAAGTCGTGGATGAAAGCTTTAGAAAATAAGGAAATAATAATTGTTGGGATGTTGGATATTGATAATTTTAAAAATTACAATGATAATTATGGTCACACCAATGGTGATGAATGCCTTAAATTGATTGCTAAAACTTTATATAAGGTTTCTTTAAAATATAAAATAGATGTTGCTAGATATGGGGGGGAAGAATTTATTTTTTTTTCTGTCAATAAGAGTTTAAATGAAATGATTATCATTATTAAAACAATGATTAATGACATAAAGTGTTTAAAAATAGTTCATGAGCATAGTAGTGTTTCTAGCATTGTTACTGTTTCAATTGGTCTTGCTCAAGAAATTCCTATTGATAACAATTTTACCAATATCATAAAGCTTGCTGATCGCAAGCTTTATGAGGCTAAAGTTTTCGGGAGGAATCAGTTTAGATATTAA
- a CDS encoding ParA family protein gives MKIISVINQKGGVGKTTSAINISYSMTLLDKKILLIDIDSQGNSTSGTNISEHIAENSSYELINKKIKVKPLNHFKLDIIPSSIKLALLEKELINELSRETFLKNALTLYKKDKYDFIIIDCPPTLSILTINALIASNYLLIPIETEFFAFEGINQLIDTINTVKQINKNLEIAGVFINKYDIRNKSKEKYISSLKKVFKEKLLNTKIRKNITISKSQEAKMPVYEYDRESNAAKDFLELSKEIINKIKE, from the coding sequence ATGAAAATAATATCTGTAATCAATCAAAAAGGAGGCGTAGGAAAAACCACAAGCGCCATTAATATTTCTTATTCAATGACCCTACTTGATAAAAAAATTCTTTTAATAGATATTGATTCACAAGGAAACTCTACTAGCGGCACAAACATCTCAGAGCATATAGCCGAAAACTCAAGTTATGAGCTTATTAATAAAAAAATAAAGGTCAAACCTTTAAATCATTTTAAATTAGATATAATTCCTTCTAGCATTAAATTAGCTTTGCTCGAAAAAGAATTAATAAATGAACTTTCAAGAGAAACTTTTTTAAAAAATGCATTAACGCTGTATAAAAAAGATAAATATGATTTTATTATTATTGATTGCCCTCCTACGCTTTCAATATTAACTATAAACGCTCTTATTGCAAGCAATTATTTATTAATACCAATTGAAACAGAATTTTTTGCATTTGAAGGCATAAATCAACTAATAGATACAATAAATACAGTAAAGCAAATAAATAAAAATTTAGAGATTGCGGGCGTTTTTATAAATAAATACGATATAAGAAACAAAAGTAAAGAAAAATATATAAGCTCGTTAAAAAAAGTTTTTAAAGAAAAACTTTTAAATACAAAAATAAGGAAAAATATAACCATTTCAAAATCTCAAGAAGCAAAAATGCCCGTATATGAATATGACAGAGAAAGCAATGCTGCAAAAGATTTCTTAGAGCTCTCAAAAGAGATAATAAATAAAATTAAGGAATAG